ACTTCGAGCCCATGCCGACGGTGCCCTCCCCGGACTCCCTGCCCACCTACGCCGAGTCGGCCGCCGGGTACCTGGAGAAGGTCGGCATGGCGAAGCTGCCGAGGCCGATCGACATCCGGTACGTGACCGAACCGCCGTGGCGGGCGCGTGAGGACGGTCCGGGCGAGGCGCGCAGCCAGGTGTGGATGCGCGCGGACGGCAAGCTGCCCGACGACGACATGCTGCACGTGTGCGTGCTGGCGTACGCGTCGGACATGACCCTGCTCGACTCGGTGCTGGTCCGCCACGGCGTGTATTGGGGCACCGACAAGCTGCTGGGCGCCTCCCTCGACCACGCAATGTGGTTCCACCGCCGCTTCCGCGCGGACGAGTGGTTCCTGTACGACTGCGAGTCCCCCTCGGCCTCGGGCGCCCGCGGCTTGGCCACGGGCCGCTTCTACGCCCAGGACGGCCGCTTGGTCGCGACCGTGGTCCAGGAAGGCCTGCTCCGCTTGGTGCGCTGACTTCGCTACACTCGGTTACCGAAGGAGTGCTCAATGAGAGGTGGGTTCGAGATGAGCGCGATGCTGTGGCCCGACCACCTGCTCACACTCGAAGAGTGGGACGCGCTTCCGGAAGACGAGTTGCACCACGTTGAGCTGGTTGAAGGAGTCCTGCTTGTGGCACCGAGGCCGGCACCGGAGCACCAGTACGCGATCAAGCGCCTATGCATGGTGCTCGACGCACAGCTGCCCGAGGGTGTCACGTCGTTGCCCGAAGTCGATGTGCTGATCAACGCGGTCCAGCCCGTCACCGTACGTGCACCGGACGTAGTGGTTGTCGACATGAAGCGCTTGCTGGAGCGCCCGAAGCGCTTCGACGCCGAAGACATCCTCCTGGCGGTGGAGATCGTGTCCCCAGGGACCGGGCGCACCGACCGCATGGTGAAGCCGCTGGAGTACGCCGACGCCGGCATCCCGCACTACTGGTTGCTCGAACTGGACGACCCGATCACGTTGACCGCATTCGACCTGGTCGACGGTAGTTACAAGGTCGTGGCGAGCGGAACCGGGAAGGTCGAGTTGCCGAGCCCTTTCCCGGCCGTCCTCGACCTTCCCTCGGTGATCACCGGTTAGACCGCAGCGCCTCCCACATCGCCCGCACGTGCTCCTCGCGGGTCGCCTCGGCACCGATGGCGACCCGGACCGCGAACCGGCCGTTCACGGTGGTGTGGGTGAGGAAGGCGGTACCGGCCGCGTTCACGGCGTCCATCGCCCGCCGCGTGGCCTCGTCGCCGTCCCGGTGGGCGATGGTCACGAGGGACAGGGAGCGGGGCACGACCAGTTCCCAGTTCTCGTCCGCCGCCACCCACTCGGCGAGCCTCGAAGCCAGGTCCACGTGTCCGCGCAGGTGGGCGCGCACGCCCTCCAAGCCGTACCAGCGCAGCACCGACCACAGCTTGAGCGACCGGAACCGGCGGCCCAGGGGGATCTGCCAGTCGCGGTAGTCCACGACCGCGCCCGACTCGGTCGCGCTGTTGCGCAGGTACTCCGGCAGGATGGTCAGGGCGTCCACCAGCACGTCCGGGTGCGCGGTCCAGAACAGGGACAGGTCGAACGCCGTCAGCATCCACTTGTGCGCGTTGGCGCAGAACGAGTCCGCCCGCTCGACCCCCGCGAAGACGCCCCGGAACTCCGGGCACAGCGCCGCCGGGCCCGCCCACGCGGCATCGACGTGTAGCCAGATCCCGTGCCGCGCGCACACCTCGGCGATCTCGGCGACCGGGTCGACCGCGCCCGTGCCGGTGGTGCCGATGGTCGCGCACACCAGCACCGGCCGCCGCCCACTGTCCACATCGGACTGGATCTGGCGCGCCAGTGCCGTCACGTCCATGCCGAGCACGTCGTCCACCGCGATCGACCGCACCGCCTCCTCACCCAAGCCGGCCATGCGGGCGGCGCGCTCGATGGACGAATGCGTCTGGGAGGACACGTACACCGTCTCGGTACCGTCCACACCGGACTGCCGCCACTTGCCGGACGACCGGTGCAGCGCGGCGAGCATCGCGACCAACGCGGCCGAGGACGCGGTGTCCTGGATGACGCCGCCGCCGACGAACGACGGCGGCAGGCCCATCGCCCCGACCAGCTCGTCCATCAGGTGCTGCTCGACCTCGGTGGCGGCCGGCGAGGTGGACCACAGCATCCCCTGCACGCCCAGGCCGGCCGAGATCAGGTCGCCGAGCACGGACGGCAGGGACGCGTTGGACGGGAAGTACGCGTAGAAGCCCGGGTGCTGCCAGTGGGTCGTGCCCGGCACGACGACCCGGTCCAGGTCGTCGAGCAGGCCGCCGAAGCCCTCACCCCGCTCCGGGAGCGGCGCGAGCTGCGAGCGGACCCAACCCGGCTCGACCTGGGAGCGCACGGGCAGGTCGCCGACGCGCTCGCGGTAGTCGGCGATCCAGTCGATCACCTCGTGGCCGATGCGGCGGAACTCGTCAGGCTGCATACCCGCACGTTAACCGGCGCACGGCCGGGCTCGTTTGTCGGTGGGCGAACGGTGGCGGTCGGTGATTCACACGCGGCGGCGGCGGTGGGTGGGGCGGCGGTCCGTCGGCGGGGTCAGGGCGCGGGTCTCGACGCGTTCCAGCACGACCGAGCTGGTCAGGTTGCGGACCTCGGTGCGGGAGGCGATCTTGTCCATCAGGAAGGCCTGCAGGTGGGTGCTGTCGGCCACCGCGATGTGGATGAGGAAGTCGGCCGTCCCGCTGACGTGGAACAACGAGCGCGTCTCCGGTTGCGCCATCACGAACGCCCGGAACGCCGCCACCACCGGCCGGGTGTGCGGCCGCACGTTCACCGACACCACCGCCTCCAGCGGCAGACCGGTCGTGCGTGGGTCGACCACGGCGTGGAACCCGGTGATCACGCCCAGGTCCCGCAGCCGCCGCACCCGTTGCAGGCACGTCGAGGGCGCGAGCCCGACCAGGTCGGCCAGGGTCCGGTTCGGCAGGGTGGCGTCGTTCTGCAACTCCTCCAGGATGCGCCAGTCAACCGAATCCAGTTCGGCTACGTCCGTCACAACCGAACACTCTACTGAACCGGTAGCGCGGAACCGAACCTCCATCGTGGACTCTCCGCCGTGCACATCGCCTGGACCTCCTTCCTGCTGGCCCTCGTGGTGATCACGATCGTCCCCGGCCCGGACTTCGTGCTCGTCACCGGCAACGCCGTCCGCGGCCTGCGCCTGGGCGCCCTCACCGCGCTGGGCGTCCTGACCGGCCTGCTCGTGCACGCGACCCTGGCCACGGTCGGCCTGTCCGCCCTCATCGCCGCCGCGCCGACCGCCCTGCTCGTGGTCAAGGCGGTCGGCGCGGTCTACCTGCTGTACCTCGGCGTGATGACCCTGCGCTCGCGCGGGACGGCGGCGGCACCCCCGCGCTCGGACCGGTCGGTGTTCCTGCGCGGCCTGCTGTGCGACCTGCTCAACCCGAAGGTCATGCTGACCTTCCTGAGCCTCGTCCCGCAGGCCATGGACCCGACCGCCCCACCCCTGCCCCAGGCGGCGCTGCTGTCGGCGGTGGCGGTGGGCGTGTTCGCGGCCTTCTGGGCGGTGGTCGTCCCCGTGGCGGGCCGCTTGGCCTCGATCCTGACCCGCCCCGGGGTCCGCCCGATCTTCGAACGCCTCTGCGGCACAGCCCTGATCGGCATGGCAGCCTCGGTTCTGGCCGCCTGAGCCCTTACGCCGCCTGAGCCCTTACAAGGTCCACTTCTGGTTCGCTCCGGTCGTGCAGGTCCAGATCTGCAATCGCGTCCCGTCCGCCGAGTTGTTGTCGGTCACGTCGAGGCACTTCCCGGAGTACTGGTTCACCAGCCGCCCCGACGAGTCCTGCGCCCACTTCTGGCTGCTGCCCGTGTGGCAGTCCCACAGGTGGGTCACGGTGCCGTCCGCCGAGCTCGGTCCGGCGATGTCCAGGCACTTGCCCAGCGCCCGCAGGGTGCCGTCCGAGCCGCGCGTCCAGCTCTGCGCCGCCGTCCCGTTGCACGTGTAGAGCTGCACCGCCGTGCCGTTGGCGGTGCCCGCGCCGGCCACGTCCACGCACTTGCCGGCCAAGCCCGTGATCGCGCCACCCGACGCCGCGGTGCCCGACCAGGTGAACGTCGCCGTAGTGCGCGCGGGCAGGGTGTAGGTGAAGGACTGGTTGCCCCAGTTCACCCGCACCGACTGGGCCGACCCGCCGCCGTTGTGCGCGATGAGGGCCTTGGAGCCGTCCGGGTTGCGCCACGCCACGTTCTGCACGGTGCTGTTCGCCGTCGAGTCGATCCGGTATGCGCCCGGACGCACGAACTTCGTCAGGTGACCGGTCGTGTAGTACTCGATCGTGTAGTCCACCTGACCGGCGCGCGACCCGCCCTCCTGCACGGTGATCAAGCCGGTGCACGTGCCGCAGCCACCGTTGTGCGGACCCATGTTCTGGTTCAGCGCCAACGACCACTTCACCAGGCTGCCGCTCCAGTTGCGGGCGTAGTTGACGATGTCCGCCATGTCCTCGTTGTGCTGATTGGCGATCCACGTGCCGCCGGAGTGCTCGGTGCTGAACTGCTTCACGCCGGGGTACTGGTCGTGCACCTGCGTCCCCACGGCCGGGTCACCGAAGTAGCCGTGCCACGCGATGCCGCCGAAAAGGGGGTCGTTGCGGACGCCGGCGTCGTTGAGCACGCCCGAGCCGAAGTTCGCGTAGTCGCCGTAGTTCCAGTCGTGCACCAGGACCTTGGTCGACAGCCCGGCCGCGCGCAGCGCCGGGTACACGTGGTTCTTGGTGAACTCCACCAGCCCGGACGGGTTCCAGCTCATGCCGGGGTAGTTCATCGCGGTCGGGTTGGACGCCTGGCAGCAGTTCGGCTCGTTCTGCACGGACAGGTAGTCCACGGGGATGCCGGCGGCCTGGTAGCTCTGCACGTACTTGACCAGGTACTGGGCGTACATGGGGTAGTACTCCCACTTCAGCCAGCCCATCTGGTCCATCCGCCCGTTGTCCTTCATCCACCCCGGCGCGCTCCACGGCACGCCTTTCACGCGCAGCGCCGGGTTGAGCGACTTCGCCTGAGCGGTCAGGAGGCGAACGTTCGTGTCGTATCCGTTCGTTCCGAAATCGTTCAGATCGCAGCACGTGTCGTCCAGCGAGACCATCCCCGGCCGGGACAGGTCCGACGCGCCGATGGGGTTGCGCACGAACGACAGCCCGATGCCGTCGACGGGATGGAACAGCTTGCGCATCACGGCGTCCCGCGTGGCGGCGCTGACCGGACCGCCGCGCAGCAGGTAGGCGGTGGTGTCGGTGATGGACGCCCCGCCGCCCTCGAACTGCTGGTAGGTGGTGCCTTCGTTGACGGTGATGGTGTGGGTGGCGGTGCCGCCGCTGGTGCTGAAGGTGAGCGGCGTCTGCTGCTGGAGGCCACGGGTGACCGTCCGGCCCCCGCTGTCGGAGGTGGTGGTGAGCCAGACGTCGACCCGCTCGCCCGCGGCACTGGCGGCAGGGACGGCCAGTGCGGAGGCGAGCACGGCCGCCGCGGCGACCGTGGTGAAGACCCGATGGTGGGAGGGCACCTCGGAACTCCTTTCGGCGAACTGCAACAAATGAAACAAATGTGGAACACGCCCGTACGGAAAAGGAAACAGCGCGCCGAACGCCGGTGTCAAGAGCGGGAAAAAGCCCGGGAAATACCGGGAAACAACGTCAGCGCGCGGGCCCGGTGGAGCCGCGAACGACCAGTTCGGTGGCCAGTTCGACGTGCAGGGCGTCCACTTCGTACCGGTCCAGCAGGCGCAGCAGCAGCGTCACGGCCAACCGCCCCATCTCCCGCACGGGCTGGCGGACGGTGGTCAGTTCCGGTGTCGTCGCGCGGCTCAGGTCCAGGTCGTCGAAACCCGCGATCGACACGTCCCCGGGCACGCTCAGCCCGCGTTCCCGGGCCGCCCGCAACGCGCCCACGGCCATCTTGTCGTTGAACGCCACCAACGCCGTCGGCCGCTCCCGCAGCTCCAGCACGTCCCGCGCGGCGAGGTACCCGTTCTCCTCGGTCGGCTCGTCGACGTGCCGCAGCAGCTCCGGCGAGGGCAGCACACCCACGTCCGCCAACGCCGCCGCATAACCGGCCGCCCGGCTGTCACTGGCCAACCAGTCCCGCGGCCCGCCCAGCACGCCGATCCGCCGGTGCCCCAACTCCACCAGGTGCGCCACCAGCTTCCGCGCACCCGCGAAGTGCGCCGCCGACACCGCCGCCACGTCCCGCGGCAACTCCGTGCGCGGATCGACCACGACGAACGGGAACTTCCGATCCCGCAACCGCACCAGCTGCTCGGCCGGCTCCGGCGGCAGCACCAGCACGGCCCCGGCGACGTCACCCGAACCGAGTGACGGCAGCACGGACGCCTTCTGCGCGGACGTCCCGGCGTCCAGGACCACCCGCCGGCCGTGCTTGCTCAGCTCTTCAGCCACGGACGTGACGATCAGCCCGAAGTAGTCGGTGAGCAGGTACGGACAGCGGACGTGCACCGCGCCGGGACGGGTTCGGCTGCGCGGTCGAGGTGCTTGCGCGCCGAGCCGTTCGACGGCCCGCAGCACCAGCTCACGGGTGTGCTCGGCGACGTTCGCCTGGCCGTTGAGCACCCGCGACACGGTGGCGATCGACAGCCCCGTCTCGGCAGCCACGTCCCGGACCGTCGCCCGCGCCATCCGCACTCCGTTCCACACGATGTTTCAGCATGTTACAGGGCCATCGAACGTTGTGATCGTGATCCCGCGAACTAGGGGCTCCCGACGCGTGCGCACCCGCGTGGAGTTGGGGCAGGCTGTGCAGATGACCACCTCCGAGGCTCCCGCGCGGATCGGCGTCACCGGGCTCGCCGTCATGGGCAGCAACCTGGCCCGCAACCTCGCGCGCCACGGCTTCCGCGTAGCCGTGCACAACCGCAGCACCGCCCGCACCAAGGCCCTGATCGCCGAGCACGGCCACGAAGGCGACTTCGTGCCCGCCGAGACCCTGGAAGAGCTCGTCGCGAGCCTCCAGACGCCCCGGCAGATCATCATCATGGTCAAGGCCGGCGCGCCGACCGACGCCGTCATCGACGAGCTGGTGCCGCTGCTCGAACCCGGCGACATGGTGATCGACGGC
This DNA window, taken from Saccharothrix variisporea, encodes the following:
- a CDS encoding ricin-type beta-trefoil lectin domain protein yields the protein MPSHHRVFTTVAAAAVLASALAVPAASAAGERVDVWLTTTSDSGGRTVTRGLQQQTPLTFSTSGGTATHTITVNEGTTYQQFEGGGASITDTTAYLLRGGPVSAATRDAVMRKLFHPVDGIGLSFVRNPIGASDLSRPGMVSLDDTCCDLNDFGTNGYDTNVRLLTAQAKSLNPALRVKGVPWSAPGWMKDNGRMDQMGWLKWEYYPMYAQYLVKYVQSYQAAGIPVDYLSVQNEPNCCQASNPTAMNYPGMSWNPSGLVEFTKNHVYPALRAAGLSTKVLVHDWNYGDYANFGSGVLNDAGVRNDPLFGGIAWHGYFGDPAVGTQVHDQYPGVKQFSTEHSGGTWIANQHNEDMADIVNYARNWSGSLVKWSLALNQNMGPHNGGCGTCTGLITVQEGGSRAGQVDYTIEYYTTGHLTKFVRPGAYRIDSTANSTVQNVAWRNPDGSKALIAHNGGGSAQSVRVNWGNQSFTYTLPARTTATFTWSGTAASGGAITGLAGKCVDVAGAGTANGTAVQLYTCNGTAAQSWTRGSDGTLRALGKCLDIAGPSSADGTVTHLWDCHTGSSQKWAQDSSGRLVNQYSGKCLDVTDNNSADGTRLQIWTCTTGANQKWTL
- a CDS encoding LacI family DNA-binding transcriptional regulator, with protein sequence MAAETGLSIATVSRVLNGQANVAEHTRELVLRAVERLGAQAPRPRSRTRPGAVHVRCPYLLTDYFGLIVTSVAEELSKHGRRVVLDAGTSAQKASVLPSLGSGDVAGAVLVLPPEPAEQLVRLRDRKFPFVVVDPRTELPRDVAAVSAAHFAGARKLVAHLVELGHRRIGVLGGPRDWLASDSRAAGYAAALADVGVLPSPELLRHVDEPTEENGYLAARDVLELRERPTALVAFNDKMAVGALRAARERGLSVPGDVSIAGFDDLDLSRATTPELTTVRQPVREMGRLAVTLLLRLLDRYEVDALHVELATELVVRGSTGPAR
- a CDS encoding pyridoxal phosphate-dependent decarboxylase family protein; protein product: MQPDEFRRIGHEVIDWIADYRERVGDLPVRSQVEPGWVRSQLAPLPERGEGFGGLLDDLDRVVVPGTTHWQHPGFYAYFPSNASLPSVLGDLISAGLGVQGMLWSTSPAATEVEQHLMDELVGAMGLPPSFVGGGVIQDTASSAALVAMLAALHRSSGKWRQSGVDGTETVYVSSQTHSSIERAARMAGLGEEAVRSIAVDDVLGMDVTALARQIQSDVDSGRRPVLVCATIGTTGTGAVDPVAEIAEVCARHGIWLHVDAAWAGPAALCPEFRGVFAGVERADSFCANAHKWMLTAFDLSLFWTAHPDVLVDALTILPEYLRNSATESGAVVDYRDWQIPLGRRFRSLKLWSVLRWYGLEGVRAHLRGHVDLASRLAEWVAADENWELVVPRSLSLVTIAHRDGDEATRRAMDAVNAAGTAFLTHTTVNGRFAVRVAIGAEATREEHVRAMWEALRSNR
- a CDS encoding Lrp/AsnC family transcriptional regulator — its product is MTDVAELDSVDWRILEELQNDATLPNRTLADLVGLAPSTCLQRVRRLRDLGVITGFHAVVDPRTTGLPLEAVVSVNVRPHTRPVVAAFRAFVMAQPETRSLFHVSGTADFLIHIAVADSTHLQAFLMDKIASRTEVRNLTSSVVLERVETRALTPPTDRRPTHRRRRV
- the tesB gene encoding acyl-CoA thioesterase II; the encoded protein is MTEAARAAAAAGYADLPLDTDGVPHGQPVLDRLVALLDLERIEENIFRGVSPAESPVRVFGGQVAGQALVAAGRTVPPERRVHSLHSYFIRGGDPTVPIVYEVDRIRDGRSFTTRRVVAVQHGKAIFALSASFQLDEDGMDHFEPMPTVPSPDSLPTYAESAAGYLEKVGMAKLPRPIDIRYVTEPPWRAREDGPGEARSQVWMRADGKLPDDDMLHVCVLAYASDMTLLDSVLVRHGVYWGTDKLLGASLDHAMWFHRRFRADEWFLYDCESPSASGARGLATGRFYAQDGRLVATVVQEGLLRLVR
- a CDS encoding Uma2 family endonuclease, with amino-acid sequence MSAMLWPDHLLTLEEWDALPEDELHHVELVEGVLLVAPRPAPEHQYAIKRLCMVLDAQLPEGVTSLPEVDVLINAVQPVTVRAPDVVVVDMKRLLERPKRFDAEDILLAVEIVSPGTGRTDRMVKPLEYADAGIPHYWLLELDDPITLTAFDLVDGSYKVVASGTGKVELPSPFPAVLDLPSVITG
- a CDS encoding LysE family translocator; its protein translation is MHIAWTSFLLALVVITIVPGPDFVLVTGNAVRGLRLGALTALGVLTGLLVHATLATVGLSALIAAAPTALLVVKAVGAVYLLYLGVMTLRSRGTAAAPPRSDRSVFLRGLLCDLLNPKVMLTFLSLVPQAMDPTAPPLPQAALLSAVAVGVFAAFWAVVVPVAGRLASILTRPGVRPIFERLCGTALIGMAASVLAA